The DNA region AGAGGGCATCGACATATCTTGTACACTTGGCTTCGTCAAATCCATTCCGCGTCAAACAATCTGTGATGCCTGTGAGCTACAATGGTTTACTGGGCCGTGAGCCTCAACTACACGTTACATAGCCTGCTCACTTTGTATGGCGCACTGGTTTTTAGTCAGCATATGTCCTCTTCTTTCAACCACTCCCATGTGATGGGAGAGTCAGACGTACCGCGCGTGGGTGGCATGGAGGATCAGTTTGGAGATCTCTTACAAGCGCCTGCAGTTTGGAACGTCAACATCCGCCTGTCTAGAATTTCGAGAGTAAGGCAGCCCGACCATCTTAAGAGATATGGCGCCGTGTTCGCGGGGTTATAAGGGTTTGGTATTCAAAGAACGCTTCAGGTGTTCGGTGTAGGGTTGCCAGTTTGGCGAACAGCATCAGCGTGGTTCCTAATCCTTAAGAAGAGTGGAAACAATGATGTCAGGATCCCTGTCATAAATCAAAGAGCCGCTAGCTGTCCGCTGTGAGACAGCGGACCATGGCACTTTGGGAACCGTATGTAGAGCCCCCAACTCGCCGATCCCTTCTGGATTATTGTACTGCTGGAGTTTTTCTGCTTGAATAAAAAGCCCCTACTAGGTAGGGTTGATGTTATGTCTTGCTTGGGCTTTTCTTCCCGCCCGTCAGTTAACCCCAAAACCTTAATTCAACTTGAGCCCCACCAAGCCTCTGCCTAACTGCAACAACCGCCCCGCGCAAACGAACCGCCACATCCCACCTTTTGTCGCCAGCATCAGTTCACAGTGCAGCTTTCCGATTACTTCCTTTCCTCCACAGTACTCATCTCCCCCTTCGTCCAAACCATCGATCACTGAAAGGTTCACATCCCCTACGTGAATCCCAAATCGGCCGCGACACTCCGCTCAGGTACGTCCCGCTCAGGTACGTCGTAAGCGCTTcctctgcccctccatcccgTAGGCGACTTCGCGCCCAGGGCAGCTCCGTTCCTCTCCAGGCACAGGCACAGGCACCCCTAGGCACGCGCGCTTCCCATCTCCCGAAGTCGCCCATTATCTGCAACTCGCCCCTCCGAGCAGCCTACTTCTCTTCCACTCACTTCCGCACAATCCGAGTTACCACAGCCCAACAAAGACATTTTTCGAATCAAGAAGGGCTAATTTCCCACGCTCACAGCTCACCTTCTCACAGAcgacaaccaacccctctcAAGAATTCGCAATGGCCGACGCTGCGGAGAACGGTTCCCCTGGCCAGGGCCCCGATGTCCCCCAGGGTGGCAGCGAACACCTTAACATCAAGGTGactgacaacaacaacgaggtcttcttcaagatcaaACGAAGCACCAAACTGGAGAAGCTGATGACTGCCTTCTGCGAACGCCAGGGTAAGACCATCCAGTCGGTCAGGTTTCTCTTCGAAGGCCAGCGTGTCCAACCTTCCGACACCCCAGATACGGTATGTTTGTTTGCCCCTGGACGCTTCAGGCTTTTCATGCTCTTCGTCCATTGCAGTTATACTTGGGGCAGGGCAGTTCACTAATCGATTTGGTCTACGTTGGTTTTAGCTCGAAATGCAGGATGGGGACACTCTCGAGGTTCACCAGGAACaagtcggtggtggtggtctctAGACATCCAAGAAAGCCTTTCTTCCCCGATCCTTTTGGGATTATGGGGCACTGCAAACTGGGAAAATCGTCTGGACATGTCTTGACCTCATATAAGTGGACGGTAGATTTCCATGATGAGTCAGCGGAGCGAAGGAGAGCATTGGCATTCATGGCTTAACAGTGGTCACAGTCGTTGGTGCACAGGCACAGTACCAATGAGGTGGGAACAAGTCAACAtcggatgggatggatggtgttATCTTGGGCGGCCTGGTCTTGATGAAGGCAGAGATGATTGTCATCTCTGGCTATTGCGATGTTCTTTTTGCCAGTGGAAGGATTCTGATTCTGGCGCATTTCGGGGCGTAGTACTATGACACAATTTACGGAAAGTCAACTTTGCAATAATTCTGATCTTTTTGCTGCTGATTTTGTGACTGCGAAGTTCTGCTTGTGCAGTACAACAATCGCCTTGCTCCTCCTGAATGTTAAAGGTGAGAAAGAATTCATGTTAGCGATTTTGCAAAGTCATTAACGCCAGATCTAGGTACAGACTTTGATTTATTATGCCTTCCTCCGTTAAAACCCCAAGCCCCATTCCAAGACAAAAATAGACAGATAGATGCTTGACCCGCTCACTGTATTCAAGTACGCCATGCAacacaacagcaaaaacacGATTCATCGGCCATGATCATCATGTAACCATAAAAGGGCACCTCTCACACCCATGGATGCAATCAATCCTCAAGCCTTGAGCTCAGCCTCCATGCACCTGGTACACAGAACAACCGTCTCGCCCGGCGCTCCACGCCCCTCCTGGGGGAAAATCTGGCCGTCGTCAAACCCGCCGTGGCAGGAAGCGCAGCGGAAGCACTCGTCATGCCACTCGCCGCCCAGCGCCCGAATGTATTGTCCGATGACAGCCTTCCTACAGGCGCGGCACTTGGGCGCCCTCCGCTCTGTGCGCTTCGTCTGGCAAGAGACACACCACGCATAGCCGTCCTTTTCGATATGCGTCATGCCCTTTTCAAACGGATCACCGCACTCGGCGCAGAAAAAGTGACCAAAATGCCAGTGTGAGCCAAGCGCCACAACATGTTCACCCATGATGGGCGTTTTGCAGTGCTTGCACCTTGGTGCAAACAATTCGTGCCAGTCGAGGTGGCAGAAGAAGCGCAAGCGTTCGTCGCCGTCCTCTGCTTCCGTCTCGCCCGGCTTTTCGGGGAGTATCTCGCCAGCAGCGCGGCGAGAGATGCGCTCGAGGCGCTGGGCACGATAGTGATCTGGCTCGGGAGAAATCTCCAGTGCCTCGAGGGAGGTCCCGCAGGAAAAGCAGGTGAAGCACTGCGGGTGGAATCGCTCTGAGTTACCTGCCAGTGAGACGAAGCGGCCCTCGATGAAGTGGCCGCACTCGTGGCAGCGAGCCGTCGCCCTGCTGCCCACGGGCCTAGGGTCAGGAGTCCAGTGTCCTCTAGGACGGGCTGCAGCCTGCCTGACACGAGGCGCTCCTGGTTGAGGAGTGGGGAGTGGCCGCCGCGAGCCGCCACTATTATTCGTACTCGCGCTGTCGTCCGGGGTCACGATCACGGGGATACTCGGACCGTCATCGGCATCGTCAGGCGCGATTACGATGGACGGAACTGGCGGGGCagcgggcgaggaggtgtCCGACACCGAAATCGAGGGAACAGCAGGCCCATCTACTTGAATAGTGGGCGGCGCTGGTTGTGGGCGGCGGAACGGCGAGCGGCGCGTAGGCGGCGATGGGGTCGGAGAATCATCCGAAACAGAAATAGAAGGGATCGGCGgcgcttgctgctgggcttCTTTGGACTGCTTGGAGAGGATCCGGCCGGGGACGAGGCACACGGGATGCTGGGCTTCGATGCCTCGTCCGGACCTCGTCGAGTCTGACTTATCGTCAGTAGCCTCCTCATGGGGCTTCCAATTCTTATCAAAGCTTACGATTGGTCGCCCCGGAACGTCACTGACGGCAGATGGCGTGGGTAGCGCTGGACTACGGTCTTTGAGCTTCATAGTGGTGGCCTGCCGAATCTCGTCGCTCCGAACCTCGATACCGTGCTTTCGAGGCACGTCCTCACGCACCACAGGAGCTTGTGGGCGCGAGTTTGTGGTATAAGCAGGATTCCTCgattgggttggagggttgCGATGAATCTCAAATCTATTGATGCGCTTTTggggggacggtggagaCGTGACCGCAACCGATTGTGCCTCGGGAGCAAACTGCACACGGTTTAACGGGTTCCTTGGTTTTGACTGCAGGGCCTGAGCTTTCCCATCTTGTGGGAACGGATCTTCAGCACGCTCAGCTTCCTGGCTGTCGGGTTCTTCCCAGATCTGATCACCAGAAAAAGGCTTTTGGACTTCGCCACTGATGTTTCTCTTGAGGCTGCTTCGACGGCGCCCCGCTGGCCGAGGCCCTGCGGGAGCCGCGACTCCGTTGTATGTCTTTGCATTCCGAGCCTCAGCTGAACCCCCCCGCAACGAATCGAGACTTCCTCGCCCACTGTCGACCGGATGAGCCGAGGTGAAAGACGAACGACTTCTGATAGACGCAGGCCCATCTTCACCTTCGCTCGAGCTGCCGGAAACTGACGTAGAAGTAGAATTTCTCGCCAGTCCAGTTGGAGCAACATCATTGCCATACATGCCCACGCTCGCCGTACGTGCGTGCGCATAGCTGTCCTTGCGAAGGTGGGATTTGTATCGATAAGGGGTGCCTGGCTGAGGCACTTTGCCAGGATTCTGGTGCTGCCATACCAGCTCGGCAGCCTCGTCGAGAGCAGCGTTGTAAAGCCGCttttcatcctcatcctcggcaaccGGCGCACCATCTTCCTTTACTTCCTCATTTTTGACTGTCATATCCTCCATAGCCTGCCGCAGCGAAaacgcctcctccttttccatccATCTCTGACCCCGTTCGATATAGGTTGCACTTGGTACGACGTCTGACGGCTTCAACGGCTGGACCGGGCGGTTCGGGTAATAGTCTCTCCCCCGGGTTCCCGCTGAAAATCTTGATGATATACTGGCGGACATGGACGGAAGACTTGCGGAGGGCCCTATCCCGCTGACTTCTAAGGGGGAcccttgctgctggctgtcgttgtgatgatggtggcgaaGTGATGATGTTTCGGAAGCTGGCATGGCTCCCATGGACGGGCCACTAGGGGGTAGCCCGGCTACATCTCGTTGctttgtgggggaggtgggaagaggacgagCACCGCCGGGCCGGTTGATGCGGTTGTTGCGCAGGTCTGCCAGGTACGCGGCTACATATTTCATCAGCATCAGTTGCGGCGGCAGTCGCCAGATTGCATGCGCACATACCGAATTGCTCGTTCGACATGTACGAAGGTGACGGCGGCGTCACTTTCCGGGGAGAGCCCCGTTCCCTGGGCTTATTGTGTGCAAACATCAGTCCTCCTCCTGGGGCTGTAGGGGTTCGTTTCGgggtgttgtcgtcgaggtaAGGATAAAACTATTGTGATCGTAGTAGCTGTAGCTGTGGTGCTGTGTCCAGTGTAGTGTAGATGGTCTCGGAAAGCAGGTGGAGAGGGCAGGCATCAAGACGTCAGGTGAATTTATGCTCGGGACTATAATAGCTGGTTGTTTATCATATACAGCGGTGGTGTTTCAACGAGGTTGCTAGGCAGGGCGGCGGGTGCGCCGGTGAGCCAGGGATGTCGACGGATTGGAGGTGAGTAAAGAACGGGGGAGGGCGGAAAAGGGCGAGAAAAGGGCTGGTCGAAGCACCTAGAGTTGCAGACTGGAGCTGTGAACAACAGAGATGCACCGAGATTTCGGCCCTGCCATTGGACCACGCAATGTGACAAACAACGGGGGTTCCCCAGGCGACCATCCACTTTCGGCAAGCGCTAGAACCTGGAAGATGCCGCGACCAAGAGTGCGTGCAGCCAGTACGTACCTGGTTCAAGGTTGGCGATTGGCGGCTGAAAGTTTAGAAACAAAAACCACGCGAAACAGGGATTGCCTAGAAGCCTTTGCCTGCTGTCAAGAAAATATGATGCGAATGGCTTCAGGGCGCCAGACAGAAGTGGCCGACTTGGCCTGCAGTGGACACATCTGTCATTGCCCAACAGCAGTCCACGGTTGCAGAGATGTAAGAGAGCACATGCTGGTGCTACTGCATGTTGGCAAGCAAGCACCGACAACCGGGCTCTCCCGCCTCCCCGCACCACTTATTCCCGActgaggtggtgttggaatCTGGATTCTTCAGTAGCTTTGTTTCTTGGAGCCCAGCTTCTGCCCAATCCGCACTGATGACACTCTCTACCTTGAATACCTCATCGGAACCGCCAGTCTAGTGTACATACATGAAGCTTCTCTTCTGACGTTAGCTCTACCAGGCTTGGCATCTCTTGCCGTGGCAAAGTCCAGACTGACCGCCCTGGTGGATGTGGGTGTCATTGAAGAGATCCGCTTTGCCGAGGCGGGTTGGGACCGTCCAGGATCAAATCCATCGACCTTTGTCAGGTGGAGAGCAGGTAACAGGGTGCCCGTCCTCGGCCGAGTCCCAGGCATTCTCCCATATATTATTGACTAAGACGTATCGAGTCGGTATGGtgatatctttttttttccgcAGTTTGTCATCCTTATTCCCATCCTAGGCCGGTGACAGGCCTTGCGGATATCTTACCCGGTCTGTTGTTGATCGGGCATGAGGGGTCTCTCCTAGTTTCGTCTTCTTATTGATTTAGTTTTGTTGCTGGTACTGTCTTTGAACTATCCACAACTTCTAGCGATCATCACAACTTCTAGCGATTATTAATTGCCATGAACTGGATGCGTTTCCAATAATCTCTTGGTTTTTTTCTCGCTCGCCTTTTAAACCCTTTCCCAAGCCTTCGCAATGATCCCAAGTTCGCCTGTCCCAGGCAGGTTGCCGGGCACGTCAGCCCCTGAGACTGGGCTGGTCGATGTTGAGGGAACCACGAGATCTGGAAAGGAAGAGATAACAGGGGAAAGTGACTCTTCCGAAGTGAAAGAATTCAAGGAAGGTGGATATGGCTGGTTAGTTTGCTAGCACTCTACTATCAGTCTCCCTGCCAATCTGACTTCGTATTCTCTAGGATGGTTGTCTTCTCAGTCGCCTTGGTCAACGCTCATACATGGGGCCTAAACTCATCATACGCCGTGTTTCTTGCCTATTACTTGCGCTCTCGAGATATCGCTGGCTCTTCACCGCTTGCCTTTGCTTTTGTTGGCGGTCTCTCAATCTCGATCTGTGAGTCCATCCACACAGCAGCTCGCTTACCAAGGTTGCTTTTGACTGACACCTGTCACTCTTTTCAGCGCTGCTCGTCTCTCCACTGGTGACATGGTGTATAGGGAGGTTTGGAACCATATCTACGTTTCGGATAGGGGTTGTGTTCGAAGCGTGAGTCGGATCACTCTGATATCCAGCAATGCCACCATGCTAACTCTCATTAAGCATCTCATTTGTGGgagcctccttctcgacTCACATATATCACCTAATCCTAAGCCAAGGAGTGTGTTTTGGAgttggtttggggttttgttttACAGCAACAGTCGGTGTAGTGCCCCAGTGGTTTGTTAAGCGACGTTCCTTTGCCAACGCTGTGGCGACATCTGGCTCTGGATTTGGTGGCCTCACATACTCCTTGGCAACCAATGCCATGATAACCAACCTGGGGCTGCCATGGGCTTTCAGAATCCTCGCCATTGTGGCGTTTGTGGTCAACGGTGGGTGCAGCTTGATCCTCCGTGATCGCAACAAGGCGGTCGGGGCGAAGCATGTGCCCTTCCATCTGGATCTCTTCAAACTACCTGAATATTGGCTATTCTTGGGTTGGggcttcttttctctcatGAGTTATGTCATTGTTGTATTTTCCATCACGGACTATGCTCAACAAGTTGGCTTCAGTGCCAGCCAGGGTTCCCTGGCTGCCGCTATCTTCAACTGTAAGTGGGCCacttctcttctcttgctcAAACAACTGTGCATACATACAAGATGCTGATTCATTTGGGGCTGGCAGTATCGCAAGGCATTGGAAGACCTCTCATTGGACTCGCCAGTGACCATGTTGGGAGACTCAACGTCGCTGGCCTTGGGACGCTCACCGCCGGCGTGGTTGCTTTCTTCTTGTGGGTCTTCGCCGGGAAGTCGTACCCAGGGTTGATCATATACGCCCTGTTCGGGGCGTTTGCCGGCATCATCTGGCCTTGTGTGGCTCCCGTTGGAGCTGAGGTGGTCGGTCTCTCACTACTACCTGCTGCTCTTTCAATTTATtggcttgttcttgttcttccagCCACCTTGTAAGCTTCCATCCACTTGGCCATGCATTTCTGCCCCACAGTTATTGACGCAAATCGCTGAACAGCGCCGAAGTGATTGGTCTGATGCTGAGAACATCTGGCGTTGATGGATACCTGAATGTCCAGATTTTCACGGGGGTCATGTATATTGCCTCTTTCGTGTCCAGTACGTTCCCTTTTGCTTCAAACCTGTTTGCATTGTCACAATACATTCTAATCGCACGCGTTCTTTCATAGTCTGGCTTCTGAGGAGTTGGAAACTTCAACAAATGCAGATTTTGGGAACAATGGATGATCCGCTGGCGATCGAGGCGCCCAATGCTGTCCAGTCGGGGGCAAAAGCATCTGAAAACGGGCGTCCACGTTCGTACATCATGAATATGTTTGTTTTCAGGCATGTATAGCAAGCAACGAGTACAAAATAGCTTCAGAATAATAGTTGGGAGGTCTGCGAATACAACCAACGGGCCCTGCGATGCTACTTATAGGCCTTCCGAGGTGATCCGTCGATGTTAAAAGTTGTCAATGTCTTCTGACAAACCTATTGGATGCCTTGGAATGTGTCGATCTAACTTGAAATCTCTATCATCTTGTCCACAATGTGTACCCCCAGCTACAAAACTATTACACCACCCAACAAATGAGAAGCTGTCCCACACAGCTGGCTTTTCTtcccttcatcttcatcttcaccttctAAGCACTTGATAGCTCTATCGCCTTCGCCTTAGCCGCCTCGAAATCGTCAAACGCGTAAAGCGGGAGGCCACTTTCCTCGATGAGTTTCTGTCCCTCCTTCTCGTTGGTCCCTCGAATCCGTACCACGACGGGCACGCGTGGCGAGAGCTCCTTGAAAGCCATTATGATGCCGTTGGCGATCATGTCCCCCAAAGTCAGCCCGCCAAAAATATTCACAAATATCACCCGGACCCTTGGATCTTTCAAGATAACCTCGAAGCCGTGCTTGACCGTCTCGCTAGTTGCTTTCCCGCCAGTATCGAGAAAATTAGTTGCGTGGCCCCCCAGGGCATCGACCGTGTTCATGGCGAGCCCTGCGCCATTGACCAAGGTTCCGATGGTCCCGTTGCCCTCCAATTTGATGTATATAATGCCACTCTTTTCCGCCTCGAGCTCAGAGGCATCCTCCACGGCTGTGTTTCTCAATTTCTGCAACTCGGTCTGCCGTCCGCAGCTTCGATAGGCTGCGTCGTCAAAGCCGAAGCGAGCACCAACCACCTTGATCTCACCAAGACGTTCCACAATCTCTGTCTCCATCAGATATGCCTCCTTTTCGTAAAATATGTCTGATAGTCTGTGGACAAGACGGCGGAGAGATTCATGGGCACTTTCCTTGAGACTGATGTGCAGGTGACTGGCAACACGCTCAATGGCAAGCTCGTCTGGACCGTGGCGATAGTCGAAGGGGTAACGTTTTACCATCTTCTCGATTTGATCGTCATCCACGGTAGGAGCCGCAAGAATACATGGTGATCTGGTCGAACGATCGACCCCGATGGCTAAGAAG from Podospora pseudoanserina strain CBS 124.78 chromosome 1, whole genome shotgun sequence includes:
- the CMC4 gene encoding Cx9C motif-containing protein 4, mitochondrial (COG:O; EggNog:ENOG503P73Y), which encodes MALVRDLQTDPPCHPRALTGITDCLTRNGFDEAKCTRYVDALYECCQAFYKKNGDEATTVSCPKASLLRLKMEQREKAKQ
- the SMT3 gene encoding SUMO protein smt3 (EggNog:ENOG503P5B7; COG:O) encodes the protein MADAAENGSPGQGPDVPQGGSEHLNIKVTDNNNEVFFKIKRSTKLEKLMTAFCERQGKTIQSVRFLFEGQRVQPSDTPDTLEMQDGDTLEVHQEQVGGGGL
- a CDS encoding hypothetical protein (COG:T; COG:Z; EggNog:ENOG503NWRH); protein product: MFAHNKPRERGSPRKVTPPSPSYMSNEQFAAYLADLRNNRINRPGGARPLPTSPTKQRDVAGLPPSGPSMGAMPASETSSLRHHHHNDSQQQGSPLEVSGIGPSASLPSMSASISSRFSAGTRGRDYYPNRPVQPLKPSDVVPSATYIERGQRWMEKEEAFSLRQAMEDMTVKNEEVKEDGAPVAEDEDEKRLYNAALDEAAELVWQHQNPGKVPQPGTPYRYKSHLRKDSYAHARTASVGMYGNDVAPTGLARNSTSTSVSGSSSEGEDGPASIRSRSSFTSAHPVDSGRGSLDSLRGGSAEARNAKTYNGVAAPAGPRPAGRRRSSLKRNISGEVQKPFSGDQIWEEPDSQEAERAEDPFPQDGKAQALQSKPRNPLNRVQFAPEAQSVAVTSPPSPQKRINRFEIHRNPPTQSRNPAYTTNSRPQAPVVREDVPRKHGIEVRSDEIRQATTMKLKDRSPALPTPSAVSDVPGRPIVSFDKNWKPHEEATDDKSDSTRSGRGIEAQHPVCLVPGRILSKQSKEAQQQAPPIPSISVSDDSPTPSPPTRRSPFRRPQPAPPTIQVDGPAVPSISVSDTSSPAAPPVPSIVIAPDDADDGPSIPVIVTPDDSASTNNSGGSRRPLPTPQPGAPRVRQAAARPRGHWTPDPRPVGSRATARCHECGHFIEGRFVSLAGNSERFHPQCFTCFSCGTSLEALEISPEPDHYRAQRLERISRRAAGEILPEKPGETEAEDGDERLRFFCHLDWHELFAPRCKHCKTPIMGEHVVALGSHWHFGHFFCAECGDPFEKGMTHIEKDGYAWCVSCQTKRTERRAPKCRACRKAVIGQYIRALGGEWHDECFRCASCHGGFDDGQIFPQEGRGAPGETVVLCTRCMEAELKA
- a CDS encoding hypothetical protein (COG:G; EggNog:ENOG503NUX4), with the translated sequence MIPSSPVPGRLPGTSAPETGLVDVEGTTRSGKEEITGESDSSEVKEFKEGGYGWMVVFSVALVNAHTWGLNSSYAVFLAYYLRSRDIAGSSPLAFAFVGGLSISISLLVSPLVTWCIGRFGTISTFRIGVVFEAISFVGASFSTHIYHLILSQGVCFGVGLGFCFTATVGVVPQWFVKRRSFANAVATSGSGFGGLTYSLATNAMITNLGLPWAFRILAIVAFVVNGGCSLILRDRNKAVGAKHVPFHLDLFKLPEYWLFLGWGFFSLMSYVIVVFSITDYAQQVGFSASQGSLAAAIFNLSQGIGRPLIGLASDHVGRLNVAGLGTLTAGVVAFFLWVFAGKSYPGLIIYALFGAFAGIIWPCVAPVGAEVVGLSLLPAALSIYWLVLVLPATFAEVIGLMLRTSGVDGYLNVQIFTGVMYIASFVSIWLLRSWKLQQMQILGTMDDPLAIEAPNAVQSGAKASENGRPRSYIMNMFVFRHV